A part of Verrucomicrobium sp. genomic DNA contains:
- a CDS encoding ATPase, T2SS/T4P/T4SS family produces the protein MEPPALPVSHWRLGSHETLNPGFLVSAFGNPTARALAEQTLKEVIAECFTTKSSDFDAVPTRPVSLNTGKGVMPGEKWGVLNQDLIVGMLAVLFSWKFTSTDPSAQATHMDQLEHQMLLARCADFGCTIPMTVNGRTPRVRVHAYLCETGLSMTCRVMAGYPPSPENLGLPEAVVSSLQTLLLKKSGLGLITGPTGSGKTSTLAAFLDHIRMNYPKKIVTIEDPIEILYDENGKGAVMQQEVGRDVSSFGDGLRSILRKRPDIILLGEIRDAEAMQTCLEATQTGHLVLATLHTRGVASTLRRITELFPAERGPQILSACADALLFVLSQGLLPRANGEGRTLACEFMMNKDSARPAISKFLSTPQALREFLRKPFNVEWNHSIRSLQDHNLIDERAARDAMMEDGSKADLE, from the coding sequence ATGGAACCTCCCGCCCTTCCCGTCAGCCACTGGCGCCTCGGATCGCACGAAACCCTTAATCCCGGTTTCCTTGTCTCCGCGTTTGGCAATCCCACAGCCCGCGCGCTGGCGGAGCAGACGCTTAAGGAAGTTATCGCCGAATGTTTCACCACGAAGTCGTCCGACTTCGACGCGGTGCCGACCCGCCCCGTCTCCCTGAACACGGGCAAAGGCGTCATGCCGGGGGAAAAATGGGGAGTGTTGAACCAGGACCTCATCGTCGGCATGCTGGCGGTCCTTTTTTCCTGGAAGTTCACCAGCACCGATCCCTCCGCGCAGGCCACGCACATGGACCAGCTGGAGCACCAGATGCTTCTGGCCCGCTGCGCCGACTTCGGCTGCACCATTCCAATGACCGTCAACGGGCGGACGCCCCGCGTCCGCGTCCACGCCTACCTGTGCGAGACGGGCCTCTCCATGACCTGCCGCGTCATGGCGGGCTACCCCCCTTCCCCTGAAAACCTAGGTTTGCCGGAAGCGGTCGTCAGCAGTCTGCAGACCCTCCTGCTCAAAAAAAGCGGCCTGGGCCTCATCACCGGCCCCACCGGCAGCGGCAAGACCTCCACCCTGGCCGCCTTCCTCGACCACATCCGGATGAATTATCCGAAGAAGATCGTCACCATCGAGGACCCGATCGAAATCCTTTACGACGAGAACGGAAAGGGCGCCGTCATGCAGCAAGAAGTGGGACGGGACGTCTCCTCCTTCGGCGACGGCCTCCGGTCGATCCTCCGCAAGCGGCCCGACATCATCCTCCTGGGCGAAATCCGGGATGCCGAAGCGATGCAGACCTGTCTGGAAGCGACCCAGACCGGCCACCTCGTCCTGGCCACCCTCCACACCCGCGGCGTGGCCAGCACCCTGCGCCGCATCACGGAACTCTTCCCCGCGGAGCGCGGGCCGCAGATCCTCTCCGCCTGCGCCGACGCGCTCCTCTTCGTCCTTAGCCAGGGCCTGCTGCCCCGGGCAAATGGGGAAGGCCGCACCCTGGCCTGCGAGTTCATGATGAACAAGGATTCGGCCCGCCCGGCCATCTCCAAGTTCCTCTCCACCCCCCAGGCGCTGCGCGAATTCCTGCGCAAACCGTTTAACGTGGAATGGAACCACTCCATCCGCTCGCTCCAGGACCACAATTTAATTGACGAAAGAGCGGCCCGCGACGCTATGATGGAAGACGGTTCGAAGGCCGATTTGGAATGA
- a CDS encoding prepilin-type N-terminal cleavage/methylation domain-containing protein produces the protein MKKSLLHSPRRSARGFTLVEIAIVIAIITLLALGISQSATYFRAQANKSLCIVIQKQVQDAVRSIENLQNLNDGDPVSGFSDGNGLTGLAVLWGNTTSFFPVQPSCPSGGVYTPAANIPVAGVAFVTCDWAGTGSPHTPTTKQLASY, from the coding sequence ATGAAAAAATCCCTGCTGCACTCCCCCCGCCGCTCCGCCCGGGGCTTCACGCTAGTTGAAATCGCGATCGTCATCGCGATCATCACCCTCCTGGCCCTCGGTATTTCCCAGTCAGCCACGTACTTCCGGGCCCAGGCCAACAAGAGCCTCTGCATCGTCATCCAAAAACAGGTTCAGGACGCCGTGCGTTCCATTGAAAATCTGCAGAATCTAAATGACGGCGATCCGGTTTCCGGCTTCTCCGATGGCAACGGTTTAACCGGCTTGGCGGTCCTCTGGGGCAATACGACTTCGTTTTTCCCGGTCCAGCCCTCCTGCCCCTCCGGTGGCGTCTATACTCCTGCCGCCAATATTCCCGTCGCGGGTGTCGCCTTCGTGACCTGTGACTGGGCCGGCACGGGCTCCCCCCACACCCCGACCACCAAACAGCTCGCCTCTTACTAA